A window from Bufo bufo chromosome 1, aBufBuf1.1, whole genome shotgun sequence encodes these proteins:
- the GNB1 gene encoding guanine nucleotide-binding protein G(I)/G(S)/G(T) subunit beta-1, producing the protein MSELDQLRQEAEQLKNQIRDARKACADATLAQITANIDPVGRIQMRTRRTLRGHLAKIYAMHWGTDSRLLVSASQDGKLIIWDSYTTNKVHAIPLRSSWVMTCAYAPSGNYVACGGLDNICSIYNLKTREGNVRVSRELAGHTGYLSCCRFLDDNQIITSSGDTTCALWDIETGQQTTTFTGHTGDVMSLSLAPDSRCFVSGACDASAKLWDIREGMCRQTFTGHESDINAICFFPNGNAFATGSDDATCRLFDLRADQELMVYSHDNIICGITSVAFSKSGRLLLAGYDDFNCNVWDTLKADRAGVLAGHDNRVSCLGVTDDGMAVATGSWDSFLKIWN; encoded by the exons ATGAGTGAACTTGATCAGCTACGCCAAGAGGCTGAGCAACTCAAGAACCAGATCAGA GATGCCAGGAAAGCATGTGCAGATGCCACTCTGGCTCAG ATCACAGCCAATATTGATCCAGTAGGTCGAATTCAGATGCGCACTAGACGTACACTGAGGGGCCACCTCGCGAAAATCTATGCTATGCACTGGGGCACAGATTCCAG GCTCCTAGTTAGTGCCTCCCAGGACGGCAAGCTTATCATCTGGGACAGCTACACCACAAACAAG GTTCATGCAATCCCCTTGCGTTCTTCTTGGGTGATGACATGTGCTTATGCGCCATCCGGAAACTACGTGGCTTGCGGTGGTCTTGATAACATTTGTTCGATTTACAACCTGAAAACCCGTGAAGGAAATGTAAGAGTGAGCCGCGAGCTGGCCGGTCACACAG gCTACCTGTCCTGCTGCCGTTTTCTGGATGATAACCAAATAATTACCAGCTCTGGAGATACCACTTG CGCCCTTTGGGATATTGAAACTGGCCAGCAGACGACCACCTTTACTGGACACACTGGGGATGTAATGAGCCTGTCCCTTGCTCCAGATTCCAGGTGCTTTGTGTCTGGGGCCTGCGACGCCTCAGCCAAACTGTGGGATATCCGAGAAGGGATGTGTCGACAGACCTTCACCGGccatgagtctgacatcaatgctaTCTGT TTCTTCCCCAATGGCAATGCTTTTGCCACTGGCTCAGATGATGCCACATGCAGGCTTTTTGACCTTCGTGCAGACCAGGAGCTGATGGTTTACTCTCATGACAATATCATTTGTGGCATCACCTCAGTAGCATTCTCAAAGAGCGGTCGCCTCCTTTTAGCCGGTTATGACGATTTCAATTGCAATGTCTGGGACACACTCAAGGCTGACAGAGCAG GTGTCCTTGCTGGTCATGATAACCGTGTAAGTTGCTTGGGAGTGACGGATGATGGCATGGCAGTGGCAACAGGGTCATGGGACAGCTTCCTCAAGATTTGGAACTAA